Proteins from one Candidatus Thermoplasmatota archaeon genomic window:
- a CDS encoding YihY/virulence factor BrkB family protein, with amino-acid sequence MLRWLANPPPGRLATLRAAVRDFFDDAGPRRAAALAFYTIFSLAPFLVVLVAVSGVVFGPDDSRARLVSSVGELVGAEGAALVDRLLVSARDPGTGLVASVLGVLLLLVGASGVFGELKNAMNGVWNVESRHRSFVRTLRDRFASFTLFLGLAFLLLASLAVTTAITSLLALSRAAPTDNPVGWFLANAFLSLLTLTLLFAALLRYLPDVELRFRDVWGGAILSAALLVVSKELLGLYLGRSGFADAYGAAGSLVVILLWVYVAATVLLLGAEYVQASMAARGQAPAIGRHGRPRGARLTTG; translated from the coding sequence ATGCTCCGCTGGCTTGCAAACCCTCCGCCCGGTCGCCTGGCCACGCTGCGCGCCGCGGTGCGAGACTTCTTCGACGATGCGGGACCCCGCCGGGCGGCCGCGCTTGCCTTCTACACGATCTTCTCGCTCGCGCCGTTCCTTGTCGTCCTCGTGGCCGTCTCCGGCGTCGTCTTTGGTCCCGACGACTCGCGCGCGCGCCTCGTCTCGTCCGTGGGCGAGCTCGTGGGCGCCGAGGGCGCCGCGCTCGTCGACCGCCTCCTTGTCTCGGCGCGCGATCCGGGCACGGGCCTTGTGGCAAGCGTCCTTGGCGTCTTGCTGCTTCTCGTGGGCGCCTCGGGCGTCTTTGGCGAGCTCAAGAACGCCATGAACGGCGTCTGGAACGTCGAATCGCGCCATCGGTCGTTCGTCCGGACGCTGCGCGACCGCTTCGCCTCCTTCACGCTGTTCCTCGGTCTCGCCTTCCTCCTCCTCGCGAGCCTTGCCGTCACGACGGCCATCACGAGCCTGCTTGCGCTCTCGCGCGCCGCGCCCACGGACAATCCCGTGGGCTGGTTCCTTGCCAACGCGTTCCTCTCGCTTCTGACGCTCACGCTCCTGTTCGCGGCCCTCCTTCGCTACCTTCCCGACGTGGAGCTTCGCTTCCGGGACGTGTGGGGCGGGGCGATCCTGTCGGCCGCCCTTCTTGTCGTGAGCAAGGAGCTTCTGGGCCTCTACCTCGGGCGAAGCGGCTTTGCCGACGCCTACGGCGCGGCCGGCTCGCTCGTCGTCATCCTGCTCTGGGTGTACGTCGCCGCGACCGTCCTGCTGCTTGGGGCCGAGTACGTGCAGGCGAGCATGGCGGCGCGCGGGCAAGCGCCCGCGATCGGGCGGCACGGGCGGCCGCGGGGCGCGCGGCTCACGACCGGCTAA